In Anolis carolinensis isolate JA03-04 chromosome 4, rAnoCar3.1.pri, whole genome shotgun sequence, the genomic window ATTTAAggatttaaaaaagcatttttataTCAGATCAAGGGTATGCAAAGAATGCAACCTTTCTAACATTACATTCCCAAAGGGGACAAAACAAATGCCACTGAGAAACCCAGATGCAAGTGCAAGAGAGATTTACTGTCTTTTTCTGTATCCAGTGTTAAAATGGATACTGCCTTTCTGCATAAGGGTCTAATTTAGCCACTGTGGTTGATAGTTGCTTAGTCAACGCTTTAGAGGACAGACAATTTTGTTTAAGAGCTATTTAATATGACCATGTTTTTGCTGCCACTAGATTTCATTGAATAGTTTGTGCATGTCAGCAATTATCATTGGTCAAACTTACCTATCAAGATCAGCCTGGTTGTTTGGAACAGCTGTTCATCGTCCCATTCTGGGTGCTCCCCTTTAAGAACGTCACACACCCGGTTGTGTTCCCGTAGCCACAATGTCGCATACATCatcagtcctggaaccaaaccaaagACCTCTTGCCCTACACAAAATCTCAAGTGCTCAGGGATATGGGGTGGATAGATCATTTCTGCCTGAGTGTCTTTCACTGTGGGTGGATACATTTCTCCATCGATCATCTGtaattaaaaagaacaaaataagaCTTGCAATGCATCTGAGCTATATGATCCAACAAAACATGGCTTAAGCTTGTCACTTTTGATGATTTTCTAGTGCATtccagggccctttcagacaggccctatatcccaggatctgatcccaggttttctgctttaaactggattatatgagtccacactgccagataatctgggataaaaaggaaatctgggatcagatcctggggtatagggcctgtctggaagggctccccCAGTTTATGTTGGGCTGTGATCTTGATAGATATTTCCTGCCATTGTGCATGTCTTCTTGACAAACAGGGAGCTTGAAACTGTTATCAAAAGCAATCTATGCTTACAGGACTTCCTTACCGCCAAGGAAACATGAAGAACAGATCAAAGGCATTTCCAATACTCTGTTCCCTTAGTGGTCATTGAGTGGGAAATCCACAAAGTGAGCAGGAATGCAACTATATCCTGTCTCATGTTCCCCAGCAATAGGTATACAGCATTCAACCACATGTCATTCAAGGAAAAATTGTGACCCTTTCTCCCAAGGGAGTCAAAACCCACCTGAAATTTGAGTTTTCCATCCTTAAGTAGTCTCAGTTTCATCTGTCTGTCTAAAGTCTCTCCATAAATGTGACTCAGATCAACCTGTTGAAATAAGAAGGAATATGAATGACTACTTAAAATAAAACTGGTTGAAAATGTCATAGAAAACAATTTTGATGGGGCCTCTACAGAGCAGACAGAGCATCTCAAAATACACTGAATTCCTCTCAGAACAAAGTGAACATATAACAAATCAGTGGCATTATATCAGCCCACTGCCTCCCAAATAGTCTTCTCTGAATACAAATCTAGCCAGATTTAAGCACTTTGAAATGAATATAAACCATGCCAGTCAGAAAAGCAGAAAGTTATTTCTCAAATACACTCTTGTGAAATTTGGAGATTTTTGGGCTTTTACCCACCCGAGGTTCTGAGAGAAAAAAGCCAAACACTAACTCCAGTCTAAAAGACGACTTCACAGGTATCTTCTCAACCACCAGTAGAATGAATTTTCCATGCCTGATTTATTATGTTAAGGTCTGCATGTTATTGAAACCAATTATGGAGGACTGAAACATGCAAACCTAAGTAGTTGTGGCATTATATAAATTGAGTAGAAAAGGAACTGAACTGTGAAATGTTTAGAAACAAACTTAAGGACAACATAAAACCCCCTTTCATGCTGGCAGCTGAGATTCTAATAAAAACAAGAACTTTGCCTAAATGCTGAAAGAGGCCCCTAATGCAACAAATTCTCCAGGCAAGACATTTATTTCTCTCAGAGATAAAGCTCTGCTGGTTACCAATTGTGAGGCCAAGCCATATATCAGCTGTCTTACCCCATGTCCAAGGCCTTTTGTGAACTCTGGTCCTTTGCGGTGATCTGTTTTGAAGAACTGGTGAGTGAAGTGTTGGGCAAAAAATGTGAACATCACATTTGTGCCTTGAGGGTCAGGTATAAATTTTCTCCTCATCAAAAATTTCTCCACAATGATTTGAGAATCTGGAAGCTCCTTTTTGCCTGAAATGTAGAGCATTAGATTACTTCCCGAACACTACCAGATTAGAGTTTTACTCAAATTTActgtaaaaaaaaccccccaatacTGCAACAGTATAATATAGAATATTTATAACCAATTCCCTGACAAAGTACAGTTAGGCTCATTAATGATACTGTACCACACCAGATATGGCTAATATCATAGttaccaaaatatatattttgttggTTGATTTGCAGACATTACATTTAAGTCTACCTCCCTTTCATGGAAGAACCAAAAAGGTAGTGTTTTTCATTGAAAGTGCTGACTCTTCTAATAATTATCaagtttcattttatttcaacTGTATTTGTGCAGTCTCTGTGGTTAACAAGAGCATGGGGAGGGAAAGCAAAATAATGCTTTTTCTTCTATTCATCAAGTGATACACAAATAGGCATAAAAGGGAAATGTGCATGAGATACAGAAATAgtagaagaaaaagaaactagACATGGTAGGGAATCCAGGTCATGCTGGAATTACTCAATACTGGTCATGTGTGCCCAACAACATTTCATCTTGGAAATATTCCTTGTCTACCCATCTGCTTGCATGCACAGTTTTGCTTTCATCTTTACCTTTAATACCCATCGGAGTAGGGCAGTTGTGTTCCACTGGTGGAAGACTTCGAGTGTAGTATGAAAGGTTTGAGTAGGCTTCCCAGCTTTTGTAACTGTAATGGCCGTTATATGTTGGTGGACTCTCTATTAAGTGGGATCTTGCTAAAAAGAAAAACTAGTATTACTTTCATGTAAAAGATAAATTAGATTGCATGTTATATATTTAACAGCATTGCAGTTCCATCTTAGGTCTGACTCTGGAGTCTACCTATGCtcccattttcattttcttcatatcttctttccagaacttgaagttgttttgtactacatttcccagtatgcatTTAGCATGGTCAATTGCAGAGGCATGGCTGAGTAATATCCAGGTCTTTTCTATCCTACTCCCTCCCAACCCTGCCATTAAAAGACATTTTACAAACTGTGGAGGGCCATCTGTCTATTTATACTGTAACAACTGTAGGAGAGGAAACTTACACATCAATATATATGTCATGATGGCTCTGTGAAGGAATGggatgttgttgatgatgttccAGACACCTTTGAAGTGAGTGAGTATGTAGTGGACCATGTCAGGAGTAGGCTTCAATTTCAGTTTCAGCCAGGTCAAAAATTCAGCTGTATTGAAGAAAAAATGTTCAACCTTTTAGATGCAAAGCGAATACCAAGTAAAACTATCAGGCCATTTAGCTCGAATCACATATACAAAGAGAGAAATCATGTTGACTcctagatgttgctggactgtaactcccagaaacctGCTCAACATAGCTAATGGTAAGGAATGCCAGGATTTGCAGTCTAACAGTATTGAGAGTGCCACATGATTCCACTCCTGTCAATTCCACTTATTTTCAAGTTTTgccttctacacacacacacacacacacacacacactatcacTTAAAGACTGTTGTCACTTTCAATGGATCACTAGTATTTCTCTTCCGCACTATGTCACAATTAAAATCAGTGGTATGCTATAAAAGTAATGGGCTGTAATAGTCTGTCCAGTAAACTGATCTGGGTTAAAATGGGATATACGTACTTCAGCTTTACACAAATCACTGGTGTCTGGACTATGCTTACAAACAACAGTATTCCATAATTCAGAGAGGAGACTTTCCAGCAAGTACCAAGAAATGTCAAAAACTTAATTTGAAAAGTAATGAACTTTCTCTCAAATCAGAGGTGAGAAAACATAAATGGAGCACGGATGTCTTTTTATGCATGTCTATCCAGTGAGCTGAAGCAGTGCATTTTAGCATGTCTAAAATGCTGCGATGTCACTTCCAGCTGCTATTTTGCCTATTTCTTTCCCTCTGTTTTGAGCTTTAGGGGCAAGGGTGTGGCAGGGAAGCAAACTATTCTCTTTTCATGAAGTTTGGAGAAGATCAGGGTGGTTTGAAGGCAAAAAAAATTTGCtccaaagcggggggggggggggggggggggtctgagggTCCCCAAGATCACACATAAGGGCACACAACTTGCTGGTTACACTCTGCCTACTTCTATCTTAAACAATACTATAGAAATATAACGTTCTAAAATACATACGTGTAGTGCAGTTTTCCCCGTAATATCCAGTTCGTGTACAGTCACAAGCATATGTGTCAAAACCTGTTGTCATGCACACTCCTCTGTTATGGCATGGATTTGAACAGCAAGGATTAACTGAAAAGCAATTGAGAAAAGAAATATAAGGAGTGAACTTTGGAGAACCTATAAATACGAGTTCAATCATAGCCTTAAGCAAAACAGATATTCTTAGGTAGCATAAGGTACAGCAGCTACTGTTGGATATATTCAGTTCTGCTGGAATATTTATGTCTTTGATTCCTTTGCTCATTACCTGAGACTAACCTCCACTAGGAACAGTATGccttatttctgaataaatatgcataggattCTTTGATGTAAGCGTGTTTTTCAATCTAACAGTTGGTATTAAAGTATTTAAATAACATGGTCTCATCAATTTCATGAATACTCTAAACAGTACTAGGCGGTAAGGTGGTAAAATATATTCTACCTTCCATAAGTCTAAAACCTCCCCATTATATTGAAGAAACATGAAAAAGTATTAGCCATTAGTAAAATTTCCTTCACATTAACTTTCAATTCCTCAAATactttggaatttatttatttatgtgcattAACTCTTCACAGTTGACCcctttttattatactgcagaaaTCATTTCCTCTGGAAATATTTCTCAGAAAACCCAAAGATTAACATATTCTTAGCTGGTTAAACTGTGTTGGTCTATGCCCTAACATTGGTTATGATTTTTGCCACTTTATTGTTAGTTTCACACTCAATCCTGTTTATGCAGTTATAGTGTGAGTTTGGCATTGC contains:
- the ptgs2 gene encoding prostaglandin G/H synthase 2, with product MLLPCAVLFALLALSHAVNPCCSNPCHNRGVCMTTGFDTYACDCTRTGYYGENCTTPEFLTWLKLKLKPTPDMVHYILTHFKGVWNIINNIPFLHRAIMTYILMSRSHLIESPPTYNGHYSYKSWEAYSNLSYYTRSLPPVEHNCPTPMGIKGKKELPDSQIIVEKFLMRRKFIPDPQGTNVMFTFFAQHFTHQFFKTDHRKGPEFTKGLGHGVDLSHIYGETLDRQMKLRLLKDGKLKFQMIDGEMYPPTVKDTQAEMIYPPHIPEHLRFCVGQEVFGLVPGLMMYATLWLREHNRVCDVLKGEHPEWDDEQLFQTTRLILIGETIKIVIEDYVQHLSGYHFKLKFDPELLFNQRFQYQNRIAAEFNTLYHWHPLLPDTFNIQDQEYTYQQFVYNNSIMLDHGLSHMVQSFSKQIAGRVAGGRNVPVAVLKVAKASIDQSRQMRYQSLNEYRKHFLLKPFQSFEELTGEKEMAAELKELYGDIDAMELYPALLVEKPRPGAIFGETMIELGAPFSLKGLMGNAICSPEYWKPSTFGGKVGFDIVNTASLQRLVCNNVAGCPLTAFHVLTQETKATSNTSTTSASLDEINPAVLLKERSAEL